One genomic segment of Musa acuminata AAA Group cultivar baxijiao chromosome BXJ3-3, Cavendish_Baxijiao_AAA, whole genome shotgun sequence includes these proteins:
- the LOC135632698 gene encoding monothiol glutaredoxin-S9-like, with protein sequence MQDAIPYRTARGWFPTSPSSSSASPSSSSLGGVTVRMMVAENPVVVVGRRGCCMVDVARRLLLGLGVNPVVREIGEEAAAVEEAAALVEAVAEVGGAGGDRRRSSKLPVVFVGGRLLGGLDRLVTAHITGDLVPILKDAGALWL encoded by the coding sequence ATGCAAGACGCGATCCCGTACAGAACCGCGCGGGGCTGGTTCCCGACGTCGCCTTCGTCCTCATCCGCctcgccctcctcctcttccctcgGTGGAGTGACCGTGCGGATGATGGTGGCGGAGAacccggtggtggtggtggggcggCGGGGTTGCTGCATGGTCGACGTGGCAAGGCGCCTTCTGCTGGGGCTCGGGGTCAACCCCGTGGTGCGCGAGATCGGAGAGGAGGCCGCCGCCGTAGAGGAGGCGGCAGCCCTGGTGGAGGCGGTGGCCGAGGTCGGGGGCGCCGGTGGGGATCGACGGCGGTCGTCAAAGCTCCCAGTGGTGTTCGTTGGGGGTAGGCTACTAGGAGGCCTCGATCGCCTCGTCACCGCCCACATCACCGGCGATCTCGTGCCCATCTTGAAAGATGCCGGCGCTCTCTGGCTCTAA
- the LOC103978378 gene encoding uncharacterized protein LOC103978378, whose translation MGADYYKILGVDKSAKDDDLKKAYRKLAMKWHPDKNPNNKNEAEAKFKQISEAYEVLSHPQKRAIYDQCGEEGLKGQVPPPEANGGATFFSSGGDGPTVFRFNPRNADDIFAEFFGFSSPLGDMGGARSNGGVRGGTRFSSGVFGDDLFGSAFGGGVEGPMNSRRPQKAAPIENLLPCSLEELYKGTTKRMKISREIADMSGKTMPVEEILTIDIKPGWKKGTKITFEEKGNERPNVIPADVVFIIDEKPHPVFTREGNDLVTTKKISLAEALTGYTAHLTTLDGRSLIVPVDSVIRPGYEEVVPKEGMPLPKDPSRKGNLRIKFDIKFPTRLTSEQKAGIKRLLPSP comes from the exons ATGGGAGCGGACTACTACAAGATCCTGGGGGTGGACAAGAGCGCCAAGGACGACGATCTCAAGAAGGCCTATCGGAAGCTGGCCATGAAGTGGCACCCGGACAAGAATCCCAACAACAAGAACGAAGCCGAGGCCAAGTTCAAGCAGATCTCCGAGGCCTACGAG GTATTAAGCCATCCGCAGAAGCGCGCCATCTACGACCAGTGCGGGGAGGAAGGGCTGAAGGGGCAAGTCCCACCTCCCGAGGCCAACGGGGGCGCCACCTTCTTCTCCAGCGGCGGCGACGGTCCCACGGTGTTCCGGTTCAATCCGCGGAATGCCGACGACATATTCGCGGAGTTCTTCGGCTTCTCGAGCCCGCTTGGGGACATGGGAGGCGCGAGAAGCAACGGCGGCGTGAGAGGAGGGACCCGGTTCTCTTCCGGGGTTTTTGGCGACGACTTGTTCGGGTCGGCCTTCGGCGGCGGTGTCGAGGGGCCGATGAACTCGCGCCGGCCGCAGAAGGCGGCGCCGATCGAGAACCTGCTGCCCTGCAGCCTGGAGGAGCTATACAAAGGCACCACCAAGAGGATGAAGATCTCCAGGGAAATCGCTGACATGAGCGG GAAAACGATGCCGGTGGAGGAGATCCTGACCATCGATATAAAGCCCGGTTGGAAGAAGGGCACCAAGATCACATTCGAGGAGAAGGGGAACGAACGGCCCAACGTCATCCCCGCCGACGTCGTCTTCATCATAGACGAGAAGCCGCATCCCGTGTTCACCAGGGAAGGCAACGACCTGGTCACCACGAAGAAGATATCCCTCGCCGAAGCCCTCACCGGCTACACCGCCCACCTGACAACGCTTGACGGCCGAAGCCTCATCGTGCCCGTCGACTCCGTGATCCGTCCCGGCTACGAGGAGGTTGTGCCCAAGGAGGGCATGCCGCTGCCGAAGGATCCATCAAGGAAGGGAAACCTGAGAATCAAGTTCGACATCAAGTTCCCGACGAGGCTCACCTCGGAGCAGAAGGCCGGTATCAAACGATTGCTGCCGTCACCGTGA
- the LOC135634075 gene encoding uncharacterized protein At4g28440-like, whose translation MATTQQRQQQQAAGGSKRKPVFTKVDQLKPGTTGHTLTAKVLTSKTVLHKGRAGAAAADLRPIMISECLIGDETGAIVFTARNEQVELMKPGTTVILRNSKIDMFKGSMRLAVDKWGRVEVTEPASFTVKEDNNLSIVEYELVNVAEE comes from the exons ATGGCGACGACGCAACAGCGGCAACAGCAACAGGCAGCGGGAGGCTCGAAGAGGAAGCCGGTGTTCACGAAGGTGGATCAGCTGAAGCCCGGGACGACCGGGCATACCCTCACGGCGAAGGTGCTCACATCCAAGACCGTCCTCCACAAGGGCCGGGCCGGGGCTGCTGCCGCTGACCTTCGCCCTATCATGATTTCCGAGTGCCTCATCGGCGACGAGACCGGTGCCATCGTCTTCACCGCTCGCAACGAGCAGG TTGAGTTGATGAAACCGGGCACCACCGTAATACTCCGCAACTCAAAGATTGACATGTTCAAGGGTTCGATGAGATTGGCTGTTGACAAGTGGGGACGCGTTGAGGTCACCGAGCCCGCTAGCTTCACAGTGAAAGAGGACAACAATTTATCTATTGTCGAGTATGAGCTAGTGAATGTCGCGGAAGAGTGA